From one Lotus japonicus ecotype B-129 chromosome 3, LjGifu_v1.2 genomic stretch:
- the LOC130744554 gene encoding uncharacterized protein LOC130744554 produces MKNIVLETYSGKADPKEHLLYFNTKMVISAALDVVKCRMFPATFKGTAMAWFTTLPRGSITNFRGFSSKFLVQFSASKTKQVTIEDLYNVRVVKRFSAASVKIEESEPHARARAFKNGLQPGKLNSKLSRKPARSMAEIRTRANTYILDEEDDAFKRRRAKKEKDGKLGDALPEEKRTKERGESSKKRDRKVRTGENTAKDPLYPRRENFERRRPWHQAYPRRREELGKSLDAHLTELLREVKATHAVEEGEKEADPPRVALDKTKWCEYHRSAGHDTGDCFTLKNEIARLIRARRS; encoded by the coding sequence ATGAAGAATATTGTACTTGAGACATACAGCGGGAAAGCTGATCCCAAAGAGCACCTGTTATACTTCAACACAAAAATGGTGATCAGTGCCGCTTTGGACGttgtgaagtgcaggatgtttccagctACGTTCAAAGGCACAGCCATGGCTTGGTTTACCACGCTACCCCGGGGATCCATCACTAATTTCCGTGgcttctcatcaaaattcctcgTCCAGTTTTCCGCCAGCAAAACCAAGCAGGTGACGATCGAGGATCTCTACAACGTTCGTGTTGTAAAACGATTCAGCGCAGCGTCAGTCAAAATTGAGGAGTCGGAGCCGCACGCCCGTGCGCGTGCCTTCAAGAACGGCTTGCAACCGGGGAAGCTGAACAGCAAATTGAGCCGCAAACCGGCTCGGTCCATGGCGGAGATCCGGACACGAGCAAACACCTACATCCTGGACGAGGAAGATGATGCTTTCAAGCGAAGGCGTGCGAAAAAGGAGAAAGACGGCAAGCTGGGGGACGCTTTGCCGGAAGAAAAAAGGACTAAGGAAAGGGGAGAGAGCAGCAAAAAGCGAGACAGGAAGGTAAGGACAGGAGAAAATACTGCGAAGGATCCATTGTATCCTAGGAGAGAAAACTTTGAGCGCCGCAGACCGTGGCATCAAGCTTACCCTCGCCGGCGAGAGGAGTTAGGAAAGAGTCTTGATGCCCATCTGACGGAGTTGCTTCGAGAGGTCAAGGCAACTCAcgcagttgaggaaggcgaGAAAGAGGCCGACCCGCCCCGAGTGGCGTTGGATAAAAcaaagtggtgcgagtaccaccgcTCGGCCGGCCACGACACGGGAGATTGCTTTACCCTGAAGAACGAGATTGCGAGGCTCATTCGAGCAAGACGATCGTAG